From Solibacillus isronensis, the proteins below share one genomic window:
- a CDS encoding 4-diphosphocytidyl-2C-methyl-D-erythritol kinase: MEIHPLLFIASPVYIQEKRVEIEEESTSIYVRPITEKIENALIARQLHYFSKPAKEPRVLVFILQSGEKIHGSIDKISGSQVLLNCQDTKRWIKANEVVLIHNTL, translated from the coding sequence GTGGAAATTCACCCATTACTTTTTATTGCAAGTCCGGTTTATATACAAGAAAAACGAGTCGAAATAGAGGAAGAAAGTACATCAATTTATGTACGACCTATTACTGAAAAAATTGAAAATGCCCTTATTGCACGACAGCTCCATTATTTTTCGAAACCGGCGAAAGAGCCAAGGGTATTGGTATTTATTTTGCAATCAGGTGAAAAAATACACGGATCAATCGATAAAATAAGTGGTAGTCAAGTATTGCTGAATTGCCAAGATACAAAACGCTGGATAAAAGCTAATGAGGTTGTGTTAATTCATAATACGTTATAA
- a CDS encoding phosphatidylglycerophosphatase A family protein, producing MHNKNIRVHSDEVTKATYNALERRHVTIEDIAEIVFTMQSPYNEGLTIEHCIQSVVRVLNKREVQHAVLVGIELDELAEKRLLSAPLQAIIEADEGLFGVDETLALGSVFTYGSIAVTTFGHLDKQKIGIIEKLDTKAGESVNTFLDDLVGSIAACAASRLAHRMRDLEEEGGTFADIPPVELGPNPKSNTDI from the coding sequence ATGCATAATAAAAATATTCGTGTACATTCAGACGAAGTGACAAAAGCTACGTATAACGCGTTGGAACGACGTCATGTAACAATTGAAGATATTGCTGAAATCGTGTTTACGATGCAATCACCATATAATGAAGGCTTAACAATCGAACACTGTATTCAATCGGTTGTTCGTGTATTAAATAAACGTGAAGTGCAACATGCTGTACTAGTAGGAATTGAGCTTGACGAACTGGCAGAAAAAAGACTGCTGTCGGCACCGCTTCAAGCAATTATCGAGGCAGATGAAGGATTGTTTGGTGTTGATGAAACTTTGGCATTAGGGTCAGTATTTACGTATGGAAGTATTGCTGTAACAACTTTCGGTCATTTGGATAAGCAAAAAATCGGGATCATTGAAAAGCTTGATACAAAAGCGGGCGAATCGGTAAATACATTTTTAGATGATCTAGTCGGGAGCATCGCAGCTTGTGCAGCTTCACGATTGGCACACCGTATGCGCGATTTAGAAGAAGAAGGCGGCACATTCGCAGATATTCCTCCGGTAGAATTAGGACCAAATCCTAAGTCAAACACGGACATTTAG
- the spoVAC gene encoding stage V sporulation protein AC, with protein sequence MKEQQYNTLKDQITPKTPLAINCLKAFVVGGVICCVGQAISFFYMMFFDFTEKTVGNPTVATMVFIAMLLTGFGQYRRLGQFAGAGSAVPVTGFGNAVVSAAIEGKSEGLVLGVGSNMFKLAGSVILFGVVSAFFVTLIKLILVSVGVAAW encoded by the coding sequence TTGAAAGAGCAACAATACAATACATTAAAAGATCAAATTACACCGAAAACGCCTCTCGCCATCAATTGTTTAAAAGCATTTGTTGTTGGCGGTGTCATTTGTTGTGTAGGACAAGCGATTTCCTTTTTTTATATGATGTTTTTTGATTTTACGGAGAAAACTGTGGGTAACCCAACAGTAGCAACAATGGTGTTTATCGCCATGCTTCTGACTGGGTTCGGACAATATCGTAGACTAGGCCAATTTGCGGGAGCTGGAAGTGCAGTTCCGGTAACGGGGTTCGGTAATGCTGTTGTTTCTGCAGCAATTGAAGGGAAATCGGAAGGACTTGTATTAGGTGTCGGCAGTAACATGTTCAAGCTTGCCGGCTCGGTTATTTTATTTGGAGTAGTCTCGGCCTTTTTTGTAACCTTGATTAAATTAATACTAGTATCGGTAGGTGTCGCGGCGTGGTAA
- a CDS encoding YhcN/YlaJ family sporulation lipoprotein, which produces MWKALMTLSLLLILAGCNDREKVVTYELTDNVQNQQEIKKLLKEDDAIEQANLLVIEDELFVAMQLKPLKKWNREKIEQDWKKKLEDKFSDSKVNVSADFKMFWESTKLMEEKDQKKMLKELHALKKLAKEET; this is translated from the coding sequence ATGTGGAAAGCACTTATGACATTGAGTTTGCTTTTAATTCTTGCAGGCTGCAATGACCGTGAGAAAGTTGTGACGTATGAGCTGACAGATAATGTACAGAATCAGCAGGAAATAAAAAAGCTTTTAAAGGAAGATGATGCAATTGAACAAGCGAATCTGTTAGTAATTGAAGATGAATTATTTGTCGCAATGCAATTAAAACCGTTGAAAAAATGGAACCGCGAAAAAATTGAGCAAGATTGGAAAAAGAAGTTGGAAGATAAATTTTCCGATAGTAAAGTCAATGTTTCCGCAGATTTTAAAATGTTTTGGGAATCGACTAAATTAATGGAAGAAAAAGACCAGAAAAAAATGCTGAAAGAATTGCATGCATTAAAAAAGCTTGCTAAGGAGGAAACGTAA
- a CDS encoding CotY/CotZ family spore coat protein: MGCGRGNNDVGGTGEHHQSRGCVCEVVRAILEIQNAAVQDECSRCTTNCFLEPLGGIVNPARNNVDTRVFTLLNKDGSPFFATFTTADGHDCPCVSIYFRVEDVFDGCCATLRVLVPQDDKEHTVDLLNDHGTGIDFRQVCKVTQFEASDSCITVDLDCFCAVQCIDDVDLGICD, translated from the coding sequence ATGGGTTGTGGAAGAGGTAATAATGATGTAGGTGGAACAGGTGAACATCACCAATCACGTGGTTGTGTTTGTGAGGTTGTCCGTGCGATTTTAGAAATTCAAAATGCAGCAGTACAGGATGAATGCAGTCGCTGTACAACAAACTGTTTCCTAGAGCCGCTTGGTGGAATTGTTAACCCGGCTCGTAACAATGTCGACACACGTGTATTTACTTTATTAAACAAGGATGGTTCTCCATTCTTCGCTACATTCACTACAGCAGATGGCCATGATTGTCCTTGTGTATCGATTTATTTCCGTGTTGAAGATGTATTTGATGGCTGCTGTGCAACATTACGTGTTCTTGTACCACAAGATGACAAAGAACATACAGTTGATTTACTAAATGATCACGGAACAGGTATTGATTTCCGTCAAGTATGTAAAGTAACACAATTTGAAGCTTCAGACAGCTGTATCACAGTTGATTTAGATTGCTTCTGTGCTGTTCAATGTATCGATGATGTAGACCTTGGCATTTGTGACTAA
- a CDS encoding GNAT family N-acetyltransferase produces MFEVKLVTTEEDREHAFALRKEVFVKEQGVPLSLELDEYDEKAIHFLVNEGESSIATARLREVEPKVGKVERVCVLNNYRGKRLGALIMEAVEQYAKNAAFEKLKLNAQSYAVPFYEKLEYTVTSPEFMDAGIPHRAMEKKI; encoded by the coding sequence GTGTTTGAAGTAAAACTAGTTACAACTGAAGAAGATCGCGAACATGCATTTGCGCTACGTAAAGAAGTGTTCGTTAAAGAGCAAGGAGTTCCACTAAGTCTGGAATTAGATGAATACGATGAGAAAGCCATTCATTTCTTAGTAAACGAAGGTGAAAGTTCAATTGCTACAGCACGGCTTCGAGAAGTAGAACCGAAAGTAGGAAAAGTGGAACGCGTTTGCGTTTTGAACAACTATCGCGGTAAACGACTTGGTGCATTAATTATGGAAGCTGTTGAACAATACGCAAAGAATGCAGCTTTTGAAAAGCTTAAATTGAATGCCCAAAGCTATGCAGTTCCTTTCTATGAAAAACTGGAATACACTGTCACTTCCCCGGAATTTATGGATGCTGGCATTCCGCATCGCGCTATGGAGAAGAAAATCTAA
- a CDS encoding stage V sporulation protein AD, which translates to MVIVFQSKPSILSSGVVVGPLEKRSVFQTYFDKISTDERLQKDSNEKGNAVLISDACQTILKKSNLNNLDIDYLLGGDLVNQMTPTNFAARELAVSFIGLFSACATSVSSIVIASLLTELGASDFSIAGASSQHNSVERQFRYPVDYGGQKPATAQWTVTAAGFVLVGKHQPKLPYVEAATIGKVIDYGATDPFHMGGAMAPAAFDTIQAHLKKRSQTIQDYDVIMTGDLGKIGLKILIAMFAQSGVKKEDLSRFRDAGAEFYGEDTAFLAGASGAGCSAAVYSGYMMEQFKSGRYKRALLVATGALLSPLSFQQGESIPCTAHAIEIGMG; encoded by the coding sequence GTGGTAATTGTTTTTCAGTCAAAGCCATCCATTCTTTCTTCAGGTGTTGTAGTAGGGCCTTTGGAAAAACGGAGTGTCTTTCAAACGTATTTTGACAAAATATCAACCGATGAACGGTTGCAAAAAGATTCGAATGAAAAAGGGAATGCCGTTCTCATTTCAGATGCATGTCAGACAATATTAAAAAAATCGAATTTAAATAATTTGGATATTGATTATTTACTGGGCGGAGACTTAGTTAATCAAATGACACCCACAAACTTTGCAGCAAGGGAACTGGCTGTTTCGTTTATCGGTCTTTTTTCTGCCTGTGCAACATCTGTCTCTTCTATAGTTATTGCTTCTTTATTGACAGAACTGGGTGCCAGCGATTTTTCCATTGCAGGTGCTTCAAGCCAGCATAATTCGGTCGAGCGCCAGTTTCGCTATCCAGTTGATTATGGAGGTCAAAAACCTGCAACTGCTCAGTGGACTGTAACAGCAGCAGGATTTGTATTAGTTGGTAAGCATCAGCCGAAACTTCCATATGTAGAAGCCGCAACAATCGGAAAAGTAATTGATTACGGAGCAACAGATCCATTTCATATGGGTGGAGCAATGGCACCGGCAGCATTTGATACGATTCAGGCACATTTAAAAAAGCGTTCGCAAACAATACAGGATTACGATGTCATAATGACAGGTGATTTAGGGAAAATCGGATTGAAAATTTTAATTGCGATGTTTGCCCAAAGTGGTGTGAAAAAAGAAGATTTATCAAGATTCCGTGATGCCGGTGCAGAATTTTACGGTGAAGATACAGCATTTTTGGCAGGGGCGAGTGGTGCGGGTTGTTCTGCTGCAGTCTATAGCGGCTATATGATGGAACAATTTAAAAGTGGTCGTTACAAGCGCGCATTATTAGTGGCAACAGGTGCACTTTTATCGCCGCTTTCTTTTCAACAAGGTGAGTCAATTCCGTGCACAGCACATGCAATTGAAATCGGGATGGGGTGA
- a CDS encoding NEAT domain-containing protein, producing the protein MRKSFFIFFAALFLVAFTLPNNSSAAIADGTYDVSYQVNKPGSNSASMANDYFLKPAKLIVNNGKMTMQLTIKNSSWVTQFNPPGGAKVISSSADQRTVQFPVSNANLVTIAMKIDIDDIDYHHSYSVDFVFNSGGLPEAKVEEPKETVKQEPAKTTPAPKETQTKSSGSNTSSNTPAPSTEKQNTGSSDQQATTEITKTDDSTKSDEEIASETKQAENSEVVENPETSDELPLMAIILFFIAAVVFIRTKKTKTI; encoded by the coding sequence GTGAGAAAAAGTTTCTTCATATTTTTTGCTGCTCTTTTTTTGGTAGCGTTTACTTTACCGAATAATTCATCTGCAGCAATTGCTGATGGTACATATGATGTTAGTTATCAAGTAAATAAACCCGGGAGCAATTCGGCATCTATGGCGAATGACTATTTTTTAAAGCCAGCCAAATTAATTGTAAACAACGGAAAAATGACAATGCAGCTTACGATTAAAAACAGTAGCTGGGTTACACAGTTTAATCCTCCGGGTGGTGCGAAAGTAATCAGCTCAAGTGCAGACCAGCGCACAGTGCAATTTCCTGTTTCCAATGCAAATTTAGTGACTATAGCGATGAAAATCGACATTGATGATATCGATTACCATCATAGCTATAGTGTAGATTTTGTATTTAATAGCGGGGGGTTACCTGAAGCAAAAGTCGAGGAACCTAAAGAAACAGTAAAGCAGGAACCGGCAAAAACAACTCCGGCACCTAAGGAAACACAAACAAAGTCGTCAGGAAGTAATACTTCTTCAAATACACCAGCACCATCAACTGAAAAGCAGAATACAGGTTCATCCGATCAGCAAGCGACAACAGAAATAACAAAGACAGATGATTCAACAAAATCTGATGAAGAAATTGCGTCTGAAACGAAGCAAGCTGAAAATTCTGAGGTAGTAGAAAATCCAGAGACGAGCGATGAATTACCGTTAATGGCGATTATTTTATTTTTCATAGCTGCCGTTGTATTCATTCGCACTAAGAAAACAAAAACTATATAG
- a CDS encoding S-layer homology domain-containing protein, with translation MANKSKATKAVLASLLATSAIVPAMAVSADTTTETKATEAAISTATKTIDFKVDAEDALKRFIPTSGELVERNGQKFINIELSDAVLAMVNSVTVAGQPAMAEYNGKKHINIPVTADYTPVEATLNMTITFVGKDPVDYKVTLTPDAKSIKEVTETTKPVEEVKEEKVYTPGKTFESVADGTYDIVWDAYNSEKLGNYKAITNHFTPKAKLIVKDGEYSVEVSVAATSKEMVAGFKIAGKEATEKDGVYTVEIPSISELHEAGVHVVVPAAKMDKWYDFGFAIETADLELPKAEVKPAPVESVKMDVTALKNGTQELSIMHNKYLDDEVTVTTTEGGYDVELTFPEGQHLLGFDVEGATVALKSEEKVGNNTVKIYTLSFKDLEKIYTATADLKVVLNGNVLYETAHDFQMKFSDKNSTTVPFKDIENNGNKDAIINLYNKGIFKAADKFNPGNNLKRSQFALMLNRALKLDVPAKANFSDIAKYDAETKTAINALNGYGIINGKTATTFAPGQDITRKQAALMIYRLLEKNGYKASGEAAKFSDMPKEVEASKAISELNKLGIISGFEGKFNPENKLTRSQMAKILNNTLTVVDGLNK, from the coding sequence ATGGCTAACAAATCCAAAGCAACTAAAGCAGTATTAGCATCATTACTTGCTACATCAGCTATCGTACCAGCAATGGCAGTATCTGCTGATACAACTACAGAAACGAAGGCAACAGAAGCGGCAATTTCTACAGCAACTAAAACTATTGACTTCAAAGTTGACGCGGAAGATGCACTAAAACGTTTTATCCCAACTTCAGGTGAATTAGTTGAGCGTAATGGTCAAAAATTTATCAATATTGAATTATCAGATGCGGTACTAGCAATGGTAAATAGCGTAACAGTGGCAGGACAACCTGCAATGGCTGAATATAATGGTAAAAAACACATTAACATTCCAGTAACTGCAGATTATACTCCTGTAGAAGCTACTCTAAATATGACAATTACTTTCGTTGGTAAAGATCCGGTTGATTATAAAGTGACGTTAACACCTGACGCAAAATCAATTAAAGAAGTAACGGAAACAACAAAGCCAGTTGAAGAAGTGAAAGAAGAGAAAGTATATACACCTGGTAAAACTTTTGAGTCGGTGGCGGATGGTACTTACGATATTGTTTGGGATGCATATAATTCAGAAAAATTAGGTAACTACAAAGCAATTACGAACCACTTCACACCTAAAGCGAAATTAATCGTAAAAGACGGCGAATATTCTGTAGAAGTATCTGTAGCGGCAACTTCAAAAGAAATGGTAGCTGGATTTAAAATTGCGGGTAAAGAAGCAACCGAAAAAGATGGCGTTTATACAGTAGAAATTCCTTCAATTAGTGAATTACATGAAGCAGGTGTACATGTTGTTGTTCCAGCAGCGAAGATGGATAAATGGTATGACTTCGGTTTCGCTATCGAAACAGCTGACCTGGAGTTACCAAAAGCTGAAGTAAAACCTGCGCCTGTTGAATCTGTAAAAATGGATGTTACAGCATTAAAGAACGGAACTCAGGAATTGTCTATTATGCACAATAAATATTTAGACGATGAGGTAACAGTGACAACAACTGAAGGGGGCTATGATGTAGAATTAACATTCCCTGAAGGTCAACACTTATTAGGCTTCGATGTTGAGGGCGCAACAGTTGCATTAAAGTCAGAAGAAAAAGTTGGCAATAATACAGTAAAAATCTACACGTTATCATTTAAAGATTTAGAAAAAATCTATACAGCAACAGCAGATTTAAAAGTAGTTCTTAATGGGAATGTATTATATGAAACTGCACATGACTTCCAAATGAAGTTTAGCGATAAGAACTCAACAACTGTTCCATTTAAAGATATCGAAAACAACGGTAACAAAGATGCGATCATTAACCTTTATAACAAAGGGATTTTCAAAGCTGCAGACAAGTTCAACCCTGGAAACAACTTGAAACGCTCTCAATTCGCATTAATGCTAAACCGTGCATTAAAATTGGATGTACCAGCAAAAGCGAATTTCTCTGATATCGCAAAATATGATGCTGAAACAAAAACAGCAATCAATGCATTAAACGGTTACGGTATTATTAACGGTAAAACAGCTACTACATTTGCACCTGGACAAGATATAACTCGTAAACAAGCGGCGTTAATGATTTACCGTCTATTAGAGAAAAACGGCTATAAAGCATCAGGAGAGGCAGCAAAATTCTCTGATATGCCAAAAGAAGTTGAAGCATCAAAAGCAATTTCTGAATTAAATAAATTAGGTATTATTTCTGGTTTTGAAGGGAAATTCAATCCGGAAAACAAATTAACACGTTCTCAAATGGCAAAAATCTTAAACAATACATTAACTGTTGTTGACGGTTTAAATAAATAA
- a CDS encoding stage VI sporulation protein F encodes MDRSFFKKVERKTGVDFDEIMTLANALTYADFSDEKQVRKIVKKVSRLANKPITSELEDKIVQSIIQDGKSLDFSKIEKMMK; translated from the coding sequence ATGGATCGTTCGTTTTTTAAAAAAGTGGAGCGCAAAACCGGCGTTGATTTCGATGAAATTATGACGCTTGCAAATGCATTAACGTATGCAGATTTCTCGGATGAAAAACAAGTTCGAAAAATCGTTAAAAAAGTGAGCCGTCTTGCAAATAAACCGATTACGAGTGAACTTGAAGACAAAATTGTCCAATCAATCATTCAAGACGGTAAATCCTTGGATTTTTCGAAAATTGAGAAAATGATGAAATAA
- a CDS encoding YjcG family protein — protein MKYGIVAFPSKKLQDLANTYRKRYDPHYALITPHLTLKDAFDAGESEIGEISKHLQEVASRFAPLQIHASRISSFYPTTNAIYFRIEPTPQLENIQKLIQEKINLGAPKHVFMPHITIAQKMSASEHDDIYGQLRMVGVDEKDSIDRFHLLYQLEDGSWTTYETYKLTGAE, from the coding sequence TTGAAATACGGTATTGTTGCTTTTCCATCTAAAAAATTACAAGATTTAGCGAACACTTATCGCAAACGCTATGACCCGCATTATGCTTTAATCACACCTCATCTTACGCTGAAGGATGCGTTTGATGCGGGTGAATCTGAAATCGGAGAAATCTCCAAGCATTTGCAGGAAGTGGCATCAAGGTTTGCACCTTTACAAATTCATGCCTCTCGAATCAGTTCATTTTACCCGACGACGAATGCCATTTACTTCCGAATTGAGCCAACACCACAGTTGGAAAATATTCAAAAACTAATTCAGGAAAAGATCAACTTGGGTGCGCCAAAGCATGTGTTTATGCCGCATATTACAATTGCACAAAAAATGAGCGCTTCGGAGCATGATGATATTTATGGTCAGTTGCGTATGGTTGGAGTAGATGAAAAAGATTCGATCGATCGTTTCCACTTGCTTTACCAATTGGAAGACGGCTCATGGACAACTTATGAAACATACAAATTGACTGGAGCTGAGTAA
- the spoVAE gene encoding stage V sporulation protein AE, with amino-acid sequence MSTIGFTFLVAFVVGGLICVIGQLLMDVGKLTPGHTLSILVVVGAILDGLNLYEALINFAGAGATIPITSFGNSLTHGAMAEAEKHGWIGLLTGMFEVTSSGISAAILFGFIAALIFKPKGKVD; translated from the coding sequence GTGAGTACAATCGGCTTTACATTTTTAGTGGCATTTGTCGTTGGTGGATTAATTTGTGTAATTGGTCAGTTATTAATGGATGTAGGAAAGCTGACACCTGGTCATACTTTATCCATTTTAGTTGTAGTAGGAGCAATTTTAGATGGACTTAATTTATATGAAGCCTTAATAAACTTCGCCGGTGCCGGTGCGACAATTCCAATTACTTCATTTGGAAACTCATTGACACATGGAGCAATGGCTGAAGCTGAAAAGCACGGCTGGATTGGCCTCTTGACAGGTATGTTCGAGGTGACAAGCTCTGGAATTAGCGCTGCGATATTGTTTGGTTTTATCGCGGCATTAATATTTAAGCCTAAAGGAAAAGTAGATTAG
- a CDS encoding thermonuclease family protein has product MKLKDVKTLITSGTIIIAVGLYLAFSEPKKDTEQTTSPAITEQNTEYKLTTDVAMDKTGNQLIDVKYLNANDGDTFNVEIDGKKERVRLLMIDTPEMNYNKGEPMPYAEEAKERTIELMEQAESVQLLFDKGPETDKYDRLLAYAFVDGVSLHEILLSEGLAAVRYVNKPNDTLEDELLEIQQQAEKKELNIWAHDNYLQRDGFHPEEVSK; this is encoded by the coding sequence ATGAAATTAAAAGATGTAAAAACACTAATTACGAGCGGTACTATTATTATTGCAGTAGGTTTATACTTAGCATTTAGCGAACCTAAAAAAGATACAGAGCAAACAACTTCCCCTGCCATTACGGAACAAAATACAGAATACAAACTTACAACTGATGTTGCGATGGACAAAACAGGCAATCAATTAATCGACGTGAAATATTTGAATGCCAATGATGGCGATACATTCAATGTCGAAATAGATGGTAAAAAAGAGCGTGTACGTCTTCTTATGATTGACACACCTGAAATGAACTATAACAAAGGCGAACCTATGCCATACGCAGAAGAGGCAAAGGAACGTACGATCGAACTGATGGAACAGGCGGAATCCGTTCAACTTTTATTCGATAAAGGCCCCGAGACAGATAAATATGACCGATTATTGGCCTATGCTTTTGTAGACGGTGTTAGTTTACATGAAATTTTATTAAGTGAAGGTCTGGCAGCAGTGCGTTATGTCAATAAACCGAACGATACTCTGGAAGATGAGCTTTTGGAAATTCAGCAACAAGCTGAAAAGAAAGAGCTGAACATTTGGGCTCATGACAATTATTTACAGCGTGACGGTTTCCATCCGGAAGAAGTAAGCAAGTAA
- the aroQ gene encoding type II 3-dehydroquinate dehydratase, giving the protein MTKILMLHGVNHNMFGKRDPEHYGKIPLEEINQTIQELANELNVEVETFQTNHEGEFVEKIHEAFLSGVDGIVLNAGAWTHYSYAIRDALDIFTGPTVEIHMSNIHARESFREKSVFADIVTGQISGFGKESYLLGIRAAVQAIKNN; this is encoded by the coding sequence ATGACAAAAATTTTAATGTTGCACGGTGTTAACCACAACATGTTCGGAAAACGCGATCCTGAACATTATGGAAAGATACCTTTAGAGGAAATTAATCAAACGATTCAGGAACTGGCGAACGAGCTAAATGTTGAAGTAGAGACTTTCCAGACAAACCACGAAGGTGAATTTGTGGAGAAAATTCACGAAGCGTTCCTTTCCGGGGTTGACGGTATTGTTCTAAATGCTGGTGCCTGGACCCACTACAGTTATGCAATTCGAGATGCTTTAGATATTTTTACAGGTCCAACCGTTGAAATACATATGTCCAATATCCATGCACGTGAAAGTTTCCGTGAAAAATCTGTGTTTGCGGATATAGTGACAGGTCAAATCTCTGGTTTTGGCAAAGAAAGCTATTTGCTGGGTATTCGTGCAGCAGTACAAGCAATAAAAAACAATTAA
- a CDS encoding YjcZ family sporulation protein codes for MSGYGWQQQGWQQGWQQGGCDYGCSPGYGGNNSMTFVLIVVLFILLIIVGSAFI; via the coding sequence ATGTCTGGATATGGTTGGCAGCAGCAAGGTTGGCAGCAAGGTTGGCAACAAGGTGGTTGTGATTATGGTTGTTCCCCAGGCTATGGCGGTAATAACAGTATGACATTCGTATTGATCGTTGTACTCTTTATTTTACTTATTATCGTTGGTAGCGCATTTATTTAA
- a CDS encoding alpha/beta hydrolase, which translates to MERGTVKDVTFFSNALNEELELLIYIPANYSPLYEYNILIASDGKDYFQLGGIPRLADELIDGYLIENTIIVGVPYKNYEDRKRKYTPAGDQFEAYMRFLAHELVPYLDDEFSTTQVGGGRALIGDSMAATISLMTAFHYPNIFGKAILQSPYVDELVLQAVKDAKNVNILSLYHIIGLQEDQVALKDGTVKDLLTPNRELHQMFVQHGIDTFYEEFNGNHTWTYWKPDLKRALIEIFG; encoded by the coding sequence TTGGAGAGAGGCACAGTAAAAGATGTTACTTTTTTTAGCAATGCATTAAACGAAGAGTTAGAATTACTAATTTATATTCCAGCAAATTATTCACCATTATATGAATATAACATTTTAATCGCATCCGATGGTAAAGACTATTTTCAGCTAGGAGGCATTCCGCGTCTTGCAGATGAACTGATCGATGGCTATTTAATTGAAAATACAATTATTGTTGGTGTGCCATACAAAAATTATGAAGATCGAAAGAGAAAATATACACCAGCAGGGGATCAATTTGAAGCGTATATGCGATTTTTGGCACATGAGCTCGTGCCTTATTTAGATGATGAATTTTCAACTACACAAGTCGGCGGTGGGCGTGCATTAATAGGTGATTCTATGGCTGCAACCATTTCATTAATGACTGCATTCCATTATCCAAATATTTTCGGTAAAGCTATTTTACAATCACCTTATGTAGATGAGCTTGTATTGCAGGCTGTTAAAGATGCGAAAAATGTCAATATTCTTTCGTTGTACCATATTATCGGCCTCCAGGAAGATCAAGTGGCATTAAAGGATGGTACGGTAAAAGATCTGTTAACACCGAACCGTGAGCTGCATCAAATGTTCGTTCAACATGGTATTGATACATTCTATGAAGAATTCAATGGAAATCATACATGGACTTACTGGAAACCTGATCTAAAACGTGCACTAATTGAAATTTTCGGATAA